Proteins encoded in a region of the Sphingomonas sp. HMP9 genome:
- a CDS encoding RidA family protein has protein sequence MTITTKTIALAVVTCTMLALPGAAMAADAKSAIVRHANTPPGLILQGVTVPAGAKMLYLSGQLAAPIDPASKTPPAQLTIADFGDTKTQTISVFAKIKTILAAQGYAMRDIIKLTVFVAGDPKLGGKMDFAGMNDAFKMYFGTAENPNTVARSTVQVAALAGPAFLVEIEATAAK, from the coding sequence ATGACGATAACGACGAAGACCATTGCCTTGGCTGTGGTGACCTGCACGATGCTCGCACTGCCCGGCGCGGCGATGGCTGCGGATGCCAAGTCGGCGATTGTCCGGCACGCCAACACCCCGCCCGGGCTGATCCTCCAGGGCGTGACAGTCCCTGCGGGCGCGAAGATGCTGTACCTGAGCGGGCAGCTGGCAGCGCCGATCGATCCGGCCAGCAAGACGCCGCCCGCCCAACTGACGATCGCCGATTTCGGCGATACCAAGACGCAGACGATTAGCGTCTTTGCGAAGATCAAGACGATCCTGGCGGCGCAGGGCTATGCGATGCGCGACATCATCAAGCTCACCGTGTTCGTCGCCGGCGATCCTAAGCTCGGCGGCAAGATGGATTTTGCGGGCATGAACGACGCCTTCAAGATGTATTTTGGGACGGCCGAGAACCCGAACACCGTCGCGCGGTCGACCGTGCAGGTTGCGGCACTCGCAGGGCCGGCGTTCCTGGTCGAGATCGAGGCGACCGCGGCGAAATAA
- a CDS encoding TonB-dependent receptor plug domain-containing protein, with protein MKTVTTISRGALIVALASAGHMTAFAQTASVAVTDPQTGSTEIPDDIIVTGTRATGITAAESAAPIKVLDAELMSHVGQPNLNQVLTQLVPSFTAQAFGGDTANLTLSARLRGLSPNHTLVLINGKRRHGTSNLAVLGGPYQGAATADLDLISPASIKRIEVLEDGAAAQYGSDAIAGVINVILKDDKEGGDASVTAGENYDTGGRTYGGSLHLATKVGESGFINVTGFYRYHDFTQVGGLDRRVTDINGKLLTSATTPSITALQQQLYPGMSDFPYVNKISGDAQSRLINLQYNSAYDFGGIEAYSFGTYSRRIASAYENVRVPTRVSRTVAGVTTYFDPEGDSPVNGFSPREKIREEDMAFTGGLRGDASGFHYDLSTTFGQDKNEIYTVNSANASLYADTGFTPTTFYNGFFKSTEFTANADFTHEIEAGMAAPINLAFGGEYRKNVYQIGAGDAASTYKEGGQSYPGFRSSDAGVNGRNSQAAYVDVALMPIEGWKVDVAGRYEHYSDFGSKFIYKGTTRYDFSDAFALRGTFSTGFRAPTLAESFYSATNVSPTSAFVQLPANSAAAKLLGFANLKPEKSTNYSLGTVIRPVPRLTITIDAYQVKIDDRILGTGSLFGGGGATAPVNVNFPVVTAAIRANGNVLDPTVTQTGINIFTNGADTRTRGVDIVASYATDFGDYGNATWTLSGNYNQTKITKVMAAPPLVNVLGQTITVPLFDAGARANIETASPRVKVIGSTFYSIDKFSMTLRGTVYGKSSARYSPDGGTFYKQTIGTAFIGDVELNFKATDDLELSIGANNVFNKKSPTLGLVPGTTNATLVGGGNQLDAPLTFSPYGINGGYYYARMNVSF; from the coding sequence ATGAAGACCGTCACCACCATTTCACGCGGCGCCCTCATCGTGGCGCTCGCCAGCGCCGGACATATGACGGCCTTCGCGCAGACCGCGTCGGTCGCCGTGACCGATCCCCAGACGGGATCGACCGAAATACCCGACGACATCATCGTCACCGGCACGCGCGCGACGGGGATCACCGCGGCCGAGAGTGCCGCACCGATCAAGGTGCTCGACGCCGAACTGATGAGCCATGTCGGCCAGCCCAACCTCAACCAGGTGCTGACTCAGCTCGTACCGTCGTTCACCGCGCAGGCGTTCGGCGGCGACACCGCCAACCTCACGCTGTCCGCGCGGTTGCGCGGGCTCAGCCCGAACCACACGCTCGTCCTGATCAACGGCAAGCGACGACACGGCACCTCGAACCTTGCCGTTCTCGGCGGACCGTATCAGGGCGCGGCGACCGCCGATCTCGACCTCATATCGCCGGCGTCGATCAAGCGCATCGAGGTGCTCGAGGACGGCGCCGCCGCACAATATGGCTCGGACGCGATCGCCGGCGTCATCAACGTCATCCTGAAGGACGACAAGGAAGGCGGCGACGCTTCGGTGACTGCAGGCGAGAATTACGACACCGGCGGCCGCACCTATGGCGGGAGTTTGCACCTTGCGACCAAGGTCGGCGAAAGCGGCTTCATCAACGTTACCGGCTTCTATCGCTATCACGACTTCACGCAGGTCGGCGGGCTCGATCGCCGCGTTACGGACATCAACGGCAAGCTGCTGACGAGCGCGACGACGCCGTCGATCACCGCGCTTCAGCAACAACTCTATCCGGGGATGTCTGACTTCCCCTATGTCAACAAGATCAGCGGCGATGCGCAGTCCCGCCTCATCAACCTCCAGTATAATTCGGCCTATGATTTCGGCGGTATCGAGGCGTACAGCTTCGGCACCTATTCGCGGCGCATCGCCAGCGCGTACGAGAATGTCCGCGTACCGACCCGCGTGTCGCGCACGGTGGCCGGCGTCACGACCTATTTCGATCCCGAAGGCGACAGCCCGGTCAATGGCTTTTCCCCACGCGAGAAGATTCGCGAAGAGGATATGGCGTTCACCGGCGGCCTTCGCGGCGACGCCAGTGGGTTCCATTACGACCTGTCGACGACGTTCGGCCAGGACAAGAACGAGATCTACACTGTCAACTCAGCCAACGCGTCGCTCTATGCGGATACAGGCTTTACCCCGACGACCTTCTACAACGGCTTCTTCAAGTCGACCGAGTTCACCGCCAACGCTGATTTCACGCATGAGATCGAGGCCGGGATGGCGGCCCCGATCAACCTCGCCTTCGGTGGCGAATATCGCAAGAACGTCTATCAGATCGGTGCGGGCGATGCCGCCTCGACCTACAAGGAAGGTGGACAGTCCTATCCCGGCTTCCGCAGTTCGGATGCGGGCGTCAACGGGCGGAATTCTCAGGCGGCCTATGTTGATGTTGCGCTGATGCCGATCGAGGGCTGGAAGGTCGATGTCGCCGGCCGGTACGAGCATTATTCCGATTTCGGCAGCAAGTTCATCTATAAGGGGACGACGCGCTACGACTTCTCCGACGCGTTCGCGCTGCGGGGCACCTTCTCGACGGGGTTCCGCGCACCGACGCTGGCGGAGTCGTTCTACTCCGCGACTAACGTCTCGCCGACGTCCGCGTTCGTGCAGTTGCCGGCCAATTCGGCAGCCGCAAAGCTGCTCGGTTTCGCCAATCTGAAGCCTGAGAAATCGACCAACTACAGCCTCGGTACGGTCATCAGGCCGGTGCCGCGCCTGACGATCACGATCGATGCGTATCAGGTGAAGATCGATGACCGTATTCTCGGCACGGGGTCGCTGTTCGGCGGGGGTGGTGCGACCGCGCCGGTCAACGTCAACTTCCCCGTGGTGACGGCGGCGATCCGCGCGAACGGCAACGTCCTGGATCCGACGGTGACGCAGACCGGCATCAACATCTTCACCAACGGTGCGGATACCCGGACCCGCGGCGTCGATATCGTCGCCAGCTATGCGACCGATTTCGGCGACTATGGCAACGCGACCTGGACCTTGTCGGGCAACTACAACCAGACCAAGATCACCAAGGTCATGGCGGCGCCACCGCTGGTCAACGTCCTCGGGCAGACGATCACGGTGCCGTTGTTCGACGCGGGCGCGCGCGCCAATATCGAGACCGCGTCGCCGCGGGTGAAGGTGATCGGCTCGACCTTCTATTCGATCGACAAATTCTCGATGACGTTGCGTGGTACGGTCTACGGGAAGAGCTCGGCCAGATACAGCCCGGACGGTGGCACGTTCTACAAGCAGACGATCGGGACCGCGTTCATCGGCGACGTCGAACTGAACTTCAAGGCGACAGACGACCTCGAACTGTCGATCGGCGCGAACAACGTCTTCAACAAGAAATCGCCGACGCTCGGCCTGGTGCCGGGTACGACCAATGCGACTCTGGTCGGCGGCGGCAACCAGCTCGACGCGCCGCTGACGTTCAGCCCGTACGGGATCAACGGCGGCTATTATTATGCGCGCATGAACGTCAGCTTCTGA
- a CDS encoding DUF4126 domain-containing protein, with amino-acid sequence MFAFDIRRLFRSCCNRGDYGDGIYARSDATRIDGRGGAWDDVGHTGSETAMLVPPLLHGLILAVVIGIVAGLRAMMAPAAIAWAASRGTLPLQGTWLAFLGYRFTPWIFTLLAAIELVTDQLPSTPSRKVPSQFAARLLTGGSSGAAVGYGIGAPVPGLVLGLVGAVVGIYGGAASRARLASAFGNDRPAALIEDAVAIILAVLVVVSI; translated from the coding sequence GTGTTCGCGTTCGATATCAGGCGGTTGTTCCGGTCCTGTTGTAATCGCGGAGACTATGGCGACGGCATCTATGCCAGATCGGATGCGACGCGAATTGACGGTCGTGGCGGTGCGTGGGACGATGTCGGACACACCGGATCGGAGACTGCCATGCTCGTCCCCCCGCTCTTGCACGGGCTGATCCTCGCCGTCGTCATCGGCATCGTCGCGGGGTTGCGCGCGATGATGGCGCCGGCCGCGATCGCCTGGGCCGCGAGCAGGGGGACGCTGCCCTTGCAGGGGACGTGGCTGGCGTTCCTTGGCTACCGGTTCACGCCGTGGATATTTACCCTTTTGGCGGCGATCGAACTCGTCACCGATCAGCTGCCGTCTACGCCGAGCCGCAAGGTGCCGTCGCAGTTCGCCGCGCGGCTGCTCACGGGCGGGTCGTCGGGGGCGGCCGTCGGCTACGGGATCGGTGCGCCGGTGCCGGGGCTCGTGCTCGGATTGGTCGGTGCGGTCGTCGGGATCTATGGCGGGGCGGCGTCGCGCGCGCGACTGGCGTCGGCGTTCGGCAACGATCGGCCAGCCGCACTGATCGAGGATGCGGTCGCGATCATCCTGGCGGTGCTCGTGGTGGTGTCGATCTGA